Within Mercenaria mercenaria strain notata chromosome 15, MADL_Memer_1, whole genome shotgun sequence, the genomic segment TAGAGAGAagatattttttctataacaaataaaacattttcagagaGATGTGTTCTGTTTttggaaagaaaagaaaatacagaggggtatattttacagcaaataaaacaTTATGAGGAATGTATTTTTAGATAGAAgaggaaaataatttattttttttcaaaaacaagtaaaacattttcaaataggagtgtattttcagaaaacaagTACTTAAAGAGGAATATTTTTATACCAATAAACACTTTTCatagaaattgtatttttgtttttattttttaaataatcaaaaaggaataTAATCCATTCTGAAACAAGTAGAAAAGGTCAGATAGGGGTGTCGTCTGATTAGGTGCCATCCGTTTTCGCAACtcattcaatatttatgaaagtGGGATGGGGAGTGGGATGGGGTTGGATGTGGGTAATTGGGTAGTACTAGAGGTTTCCAATCGAGAtcgataatttaattaattagaaaatgttacaggctgaatattttatattcttaGGAGCTTGGGTCAGCATATTTATTCAATTCATGTTCCAGTCTTAGTTCTGTAAACGGTATGTCATGATATACAAATAAAAGCATACACTGATACATGTATgcatatcgagggcttagagcgaaactggtctatctgtaaatagaaatagaagcagatagaccagtatcgctctaagccctcgatatatGAAACAACTGGGTTGCAATTCCCCTCTTAAAGATGGTTTCAAATAAACTACCTTGAAGGCTCTGTGTAAAAAATTCAAACTGTGATTAatttagtttttaaatataaGTATTCCCGGTTGAAACGACCATATTGATAATTTACATGAAACAAACACTAAAAATAACAAGTCAAAGAGATTCAGGCGTTTTTTAAAAACTGATCTTTAACTTTACACATAAATTTAAAAAGATGTTTAGCAACGCAGATTCCTTTTACCACGATGGGCTTACATTCTAAATATGAGAAACACTAATATACaatcatttcgttttaagaaGCAAACATAAAGTTATTCCAGGACTACCTATAATGGCGTATTCCCAGTGTGGATGACTAAGTCTGGGTGCTCCAGCCCTAATACCCCCAACCCCACAATACCCCATTACACAATTTGAGCAACTTGAGGTCTCAGTGCTAGATTCTCCCGCCCGCTCTGGCACTTATAAATATGCACACTTTACAATCACTTTGCTTCGAAAAAGAATACCGCAAATGGTACAAGATATGAATGTCGAGAGATTAATTAAACCCTTAGCTTCCTTATCTCTCTAACTATGCCTGATAAGTAGTTCATACTGGGTTGTTCTTACAttcataaacattattttatttatttgcaaacacaAATAATATGACGTTTAGCGTTTAGCGTTTTGTCATTTACTTCTCGtcatttacttaagaaatgaCGTGTGAAAAACCATtgataattctataaaaaaaagtaaatctgAATTCACGCCGATATATTATTTTGTGACATACAGGCGCCGAGAAAGATTTCAACTATATCTGATCTGCCTTTTTTAAGAAGGGTTAGAACCAAAACGATATGACAAAATGGTGTTACAcaaactaacaagagctgtccgtaagacagccaagctcgactattcgaaatattgtcacagaagcaggagattattacccaaaatgttaaatatcaaaagagttttaagttcgaaaggggatataatttgactaaaatgcatatcagagttatgggacttgatgctatcaactagttttataaccccgaagaaacatgttaagtttcaattcaatatctgcattagttttggaaatagtaacttgcatgtaaactttaaccagaattttcaaagtccaaaagggggcataatctgctcaaaatacatgctaaaagttatggaacttgacccagtgaggtttgtaattgaccttgaaaaagaataaataagtttcaaagctatatgccttttggtaatagctgtatgtacttgcacgcaaaactttaaccagaattttctaagtccaaaagggggcttaatttgcccaaaatacaagtcagagttatggaacttgattctatcaactagttttataaccccaaggacacatgtgaagtttcaatttaatatctgaattagttttggacatagtaacttgcatgtaaaactttaaccagggttttctaagtccaaaagggggcataatttggccaaaatacatgtcagagttatgggacttgacccagtgaggtaggtaattgatctagaaaaagaaaaaataagtttccaatctatatgtcttttagtaatcgctgtatgtacttgcacgcaaaactttaaccagaattttctaagtccaaaagggggcataatttggccaaaatgaaggtcagagttatggaacttgattctatcaactagttttataaccccaaggacacatgtgaagtttcaatttaatatctgaattagttttggacatagtaacttgcatgtaaaactttaaccagggttttctaagtccaaaagggggcataatttgctcaaaatacatgttagagttatggaacttgaccaagtgaggttggtaattgacctagaaaaagaataaataagtttcaaagctatatgcctttaaatgatagctgtatgtacttgcatgcaaaaacttaaccaaggtgtgatgccgacgccgacgctgacgccagggtgagtagaatagctagactattcttcgaatagtcgagctaaaaattaggcGCGCAAATGAACTTATTAGACGTCTTCACACTACAAAGTTATTCCGCGGGACGtgtatatttcccgtattttAGCACTGTCAAAATACAGTTACCAGTTGACGTGACGCAGATCtatattttggcaaaaaataaGCGCCATGATATACTGCTTCCATATATCATCTAACCGAAATATGTACAGCAGAACGATGTTTTAACATATATTAAAAATACGAATCGGTTATACTCTGCGCCTCGTGATTTTCTGACGCAACGATATTATTTCGATGTTTCAACACGGTATTTTTAATTAGAAATGTCATATTAATTGTGCATGCGAATCTTCGTCTGTTATAGGAAGCTAATTTTGCAATCTACAAATACTTTTATATGATACGTATTATATCAGCTGAATAGATTgatatcaaatatacatttgataATTTGGAAGATAAATATTTCTAGTACATTCTTTTCTCTTTTGCTGTTACGCCACAATGTTCCTGCTACTGCGAGAAAACTAAGAAACGAAAATGTAAGCAACTATACACAGCCGGATCATACTTCCACGCAGTCCACTGAACATTTTACAACTCTTGTCTTTCTTGTAGACTTTGAAGTATTTGTCCGGATTTCAAAGAATTTACTGGCGTTTCCTGGCGATAACGACTTTTTGATATAAAGCAAAGTAATGAGTTATCTCACTAATGACCTGGTCAATCGTAACTGACGTTTGGATGGATCTGTTGCAGAATACATGGAGAAGAAAACAAAGGTGGTGAAACCGGAtcgatttttatcaaacatttttaaacgCTGTAAATAAAGgtgcagaaaacaaaatagcctGGCTCCCCGACTGcaaggttattttttttataaatgctggaaacattttataagaaaattttatgcCTCTAAAAttgcacaattttatctgatggctgaaccaagCCTATGTTTGGAGCCGGGGGCagtaaaatgtcaatgtagaaacaaccttcagGAGTTACTTCcgtcttaatgaagaaaactgatatatgtaccTAAGAATAAACATAGTGACGGAGCTTgtctaaaaacaaaatatgaagttaaattttgatgttcggcatattttgataattcaaacAAAAGAGTTTTCCGTCGGTCATTACACATAGTAACAACATGGAATTATATTAGTGCCCTGTTTCGTTCATACCGCAGACTGCAACCGAATATGTATAAAAACCACTTGCATGAAGTATCGGCGTGTCACGTTAACAATATCACAATAGAAACAGCAACCaaattatttgtattactatgcttttattttattcaattaatatatttaatagtaTATGATTCAATGTCGATATAAAAAGTTCAATATCCAGGTAAAAATAGCATAattcttctgatttttttttcttttcaaaatgttaatttttaacTGCAAGCACTTTCAGTtgtacatatcttcaggcagtatGCAATGACGTAATGTAAAAAGTACGGGAAACGACttaggtagtggacccgtaatagcaataatttttaaatacacCTTAGATGGCATCATGGTAATCTGCAACATTCTAGgagttcatttttaaaatatttttaccatgGAATAAAAGAGTAAGAGGAAATTTTCTTCCTATACCCAccaaaatgaaaatttgccaaaaacaTTTGACAGTCAGTTATTGGAAagttgtttatatattttgtttttcatgcaTCTTCAAAAGAGAATACACTAAAGTACTAACAATAAggtataaaatgaagaaaaaacagaAACTAAGTCAATTGCACAATTTTTTTTGTAGTTAGCTCATACATTTTATAGGACGCCatacaaataatcatttttactaacaaaaaattaaattgtgtcaatatgaaaataatttttcacaTAAACCAACTATGGGGCATAAgaacaacatattttaaaatcatttatgtgATGTTCTCAAGATAATATCCAAGAACTAAGCTGATTTACCGTCtagttattgaaaataattttttatggtTGTggttaaaattttggtaaaaaaagcataaaaattcaaaatgaatgttaCATAAAATGTGTTTCATATCATACAAACTGCACAAATATGAGCAAAAAGACAAATATTGGTACAGAAAATATCTaccataacattattataattcTGAAATTTCTGAAATAAGACAGATATCTGTTCCATACCCCACCCACATGCTTTACTTATTGCTTGAAAAAAGCTGCTAATTTTGAATGACTTCTTCCAATACACTCTTAACATTTGTAACCCTTGGTAGACCCTCACAGTTTTTCATTGTAAATGTGTCTCTCAGTCCATCTTCACCAGCtcttttaacaagaggaccatgatggtcctgaatcgctcacctatctccacatgacccagtgttcaactgagtatgacatcgttatttctattatttgacatagtgacctagtttttgagcacatgtgacctagatatcataaagataaaaaattctgcccaaattttttatgaagatccattgaaaaattggCCTTTGAGAGGTCCAAGGTTTTCTTTATTTGCCCAAATGACTGTTTTAAAGCCGTGCCCCACTTTTAAACTTgccctagattcatcaaggtgaaattccaccaattttcatgaagatctcgtgaaaatatggccttaggGGGggcaaaatttttctatttttcgacctacgactagtttttgaccgacaGACCAGTTATAAAAACCGACTAGTTTCCATCAAGCtgaaacattctcaccaatttcataaaagatctttgaaaaatagggcctctaagaggtcaaggttttttttatttttaccccTTGCCCTAGTTTTGCCCCCACGTGCCCCATTTTGAATCTGACTAATATCATAAAGTGAACATTTGACCAAtattatgaagatctcatgaaaaaagggccccttagagaggtcaaaaggtttttctatttttagattttactgacctagtttttaaccccatgccCCAGTTCGAACTTCCCTAGAATTTTTCAAGGTAAACTTtgacaattttcataaagaccatTGAAAAATATGCTTAGAGAGGTCCAAAAGGGTTTTTCATTTTTGACTATGACCATTTTTACCCCCCAAAAaccccagtttcgaatttgacctagatatcttttCAAGGTAAATTTTTGCCCCAAttttttcttgaagatccattgagaaattgGCCATAGAGggtcaaaaaggttttttttttagattctgCCCTAGTTTTTGCCCCAAAGCCAGTTTCAAATTGCCCTAGtttttcataaagataaacattctgcccaatatttgaagatctcatgaaaaatatggctctagagaggtcacaaggtttcccTTTTTGACTAgccctagtttttaaccccacgtgaccagtttcgaacctgaccgatatcatcaagatgaacattctgaccaattttcaaaagatcattgagaaatatggcctctagagaggtcacaaggtttttctatttttagacctaatgacctagtttttgaccctacgtgacccagtttcgaacttgacctagatatcatcaagataaacattctgaccaatactcatgaagatctcatgaaaaatatggcctctagagaggtcacaaggttttttctatttttagacctactgacctagtttttgaccccacgtgacccagtttcgaacttgacctagatatcatcaaggtgaacattctgaccaattttcatgaagatcttgtgaaatatatggcctctagagaggtcacaaggtttttctatttttagacctactgacctagtttttgatggcacgtgacccagtttcgaacttgacctagatatcatcaagatgaacattctgaccaattttcataaagatcccatgaaaaatgtgacctctagagtggtcacaagcaaaagtttacggacgcacggacgcacggacgcacggacgcacggacggacgacggacgacggacaccgcgcgatcacaaaagctcaccttgtcactttgtgacaggtgagctaaaaattgttttgaGATCCAGCAAGTTCAATCCAGAACTGACTATGTTCTCAGCCGTTGGCATTTTGCATATGCCTCGACTAACAAGTACCTCAAGAGACTTTAGATTTTTTGATTTCCCTgtattaaacaatatatttttgtgaATAGCTGCAGGTGGAAAGCTGTACATAAGGAGTTCCTTATCTGATAATCGTGTAAAGACTAACAGTTTTCCAAGAGTTTCCACATCGGCTATAGCATTGTGGGCATCATACCGGATTCCAAGCAATGCCAAAGCAAGATCTTCCTGTCTGTGTGACTGATTTGGAAAGAGTTTCTTGAACACTGGTAATGAATCAATCAAAGAAGAAACACAACTGAAAAACCTGTGAATTGTTTTTGAACACATAAGCGCAGAAACGCGTCTTCCATTATGGGCGACTAAAACcacatttgaaaatttttccaGCCATGTACACAGTTTTTCTATTGCCGATTGAATGCTGACATGTTGGACCACTGTGCCTTTTACTGTCATAGTGTCTGAATTTTTCATACATATACCGGTGATCCTTTGTGCCTCAGATGATATTTCCAATTTAGGTTTGACATAGATATCCAATGAAGCTCCAGAGTGTATATTTGATGCAGCGATTTGTGTGATATGTGGCATCTGTCCATAACGAACTATAAAAAGAAATTGCTCAATTTACTTTATGCTCTTTTAAATATATCCCCCATAATATAATTAACCAACATATGTATTTCAATCTAGGAATTCAAACAGACAAATTACAAGCACTATAGCAAAATCTGTAACAGTCAATTATTGTACCAACTAATCTGATATCTTTACTCGCACaaaaattttttctcttttttcttgaAAAGCAACTTATTTCCAtccaatgaaaaaaatataaagcctgaaacaaataattaaatgtaaactTTACTTAAATAGAGATGatatttatttactgaaatagcaaaaatgtaAACACTAGAAGCATTGAGAGTCAAACCAGAGTCAAACGCAGGGTAACAACTCACTTGATACTGTAAtcataacaaggcagtctgaaagacagctaaatcccccgccactgctatagatagtgaaagggtaaacctttgattttagctgtgaccttgaccttaaactgacatggctgactcaggaattctgcacaacatcttgatgaggtgatcatttgaccaaagtttcatgaaaatcctttaaggggtttaggagatacagagctgaaacctttgaccttcagttgtgaccttgaccttgagttgacatggctgactcatgagttcttgatgaggtgatcatttgacccaagtttgatgaaaatccttcaaggggttaaggagatacagagtggacaccaaatggaaggctcaaaccttcgacccttagttgtgaccttgaccttgagctggcatgctTGACCATAATTTCTCcatatcgttctgatgaggtaatcatttgacacaagttttataaaattcctttaaggggtttaggagatatagagcggacacgaaatggaaggctcaaacctttgaccttcagttttgaccttgagccgacatagctgactcataagttctgcacatggCCTTGATGAGGTGATGGTTTGACCCAAGTtcgatgaaaatccttcaaggggtttaggagatatagggcgaacacaaaatggaaggctcaaacctttgaccctaagttgtgaccttgaccttgagccggcatgactgactcatgagttctgcacatcgtcttgatgaggtgatcatttgacccaagttttacaagagatcacagagtgatcttggcgcccaccaagtgccatttttgagtgttccaaatttcaagacttactgactagctcaaggtcaaatttcatttccgtacacaacactgtgcatgtggtccaaattcgaaagctgtagctcaagaaatgtgaaagtaggtcactagatcaatcttaaggtcaaagtttaattcggtacacaaaattatgcaagtggtccgaatttgaaggcttagcttgagaaatgtgtaagtaggtcactaggtcaaaatcaagggtcaaatttcacttcagaacacaaatctatgcatttggtccaaatctgaagcctgtaccttcaaaaatgtgaaagtaggtcactaggtcaatgtcaaggtcaaagtttgtttcggtacacaatcctatgcaagtggtctaaatttgaggcctgtagctacagaaatgtgaaagtaggtcactaggtcaatcttaaggtcaaagttcatttcggtacacaaaactatgcatgtggtccaaatttgaaggctgtagcttgagaaatgtgaaagtaggtcattaggtcaaaatcaaggtcaagttttatttcagaatacagaactatgcatgtggtccaaatttgaagcttgtaccttcaaaaatgtgaaagtaggtcactaggtcaatgtaaaggtcaaagtttgtttcggtacataaaaccatgcatgtggtccaaatttgaaggatgtagcttgagaaatgagaaagtaggtcactgggtcaaaatcaaggtcaaatttaatttcggaacacaaaactatgcatgtggtctaaatttgaagactgtaccttcaaaaatgtgaaagtaggtcactaggtcaaaatcaatgtcaaatttcattttgaaacacggaactatgcatatggtccaaatttgatacctgtaccttcaaaaatgtgaaagtaggtcactaggtcaaaatcaaggtcaaagttttttcaagtgcacataactatgcatgtggtccaaatttgaaggctgtagctacagaaatgtgaaagtaggtcactaggtcaaaatcaaggtcaactcatgtcaaggttcatcttgccactcaaaaatatacatgtggtccaaatttgaatgttgtagttattgacaagaagattttaaaagcttttccctatataagtctatatgaaccatgtgaccccggggcggggccatatttgaccctagggggataatttgaacaaacttggtagagaaccactagatgatgctacattacaagtatcaaagccctaggcttgtggttggacaagaagtttttttaaagtttttccctatataagtctatgtaaaccatatgaccccagggtggggccatattgaccctaggggtataatttaaacgatcttagttgaagaccactagatgatgtcacatacaaaatatcaaagccctaggccctgtggttttggacaagaggtttttcaaagtttttccctatataagtctatataaaccatgtgacccccagggcggggccatatttgaccccagagaaataatttgaatcatcttggtagaggaccactagataatgcttcataccaaatatcaaagccctaggctctgtggttttggacaagaaggttttcaaagttattccctatataaatctatgtaaattatagaaataaacaaagggccataactcactcataaatt encodes:
- the LOC123555889 gene encoding uncharacterized protein LOC123555889, whose product is MEEVDIEKLPDAVPRGNFKPTQLSGEATYITIDLETTDLIRYGQMPHITQIAASNIHSGASLDIYVKPKLEISSEAQRITGICMKNSDTMTVKGTVVQHVSIQSAIEKLCTWLEKFSNVVLVAHNGRRVSALMCSKTIHRFFSCVSSLIDSLPVFKKLFPNQSHRQEDLALALLGIRYDAHNAIADVETLGKLLVFTRLSDKELLMYSFPPAAIHKNILFNTGKSKNLKSLEVLVSRGICKMPTAENIVSSGLNLLDLKTIFSSPVTK